One genomic region from Anabaena sp. PCC 7108 encodes:
- the hemH gene encoding ferrochelatase codes for MGRVGVLLLNLGGPDKLEDVGPFLYNLFSDPEIIRLPFRWMQKPLAWLIATRRTKTSQANYKYIGGGSPLRRITEEQGEALKAQLGNLGKEANIYVGMRYWHPYTEEAIAQLTQDNIDKLVILPLYPQFSISTSGSSFRLLEQLWQENPKLQRLEYTVIPSWYKQPSYLQAMAELIREQLNQFPNPDGAHIFFSAHGVPKSYVEEAGDPYQQEIEECTHLIMQTLNRPNPHTLAYQSRVGPVEWLQPYTEDALKELGAQGVKDLVVVPISFVSEHIETLQEIDIEYREIAEEAGIHNFRRAAAPNTHPVFIQALADLVIDSLTKPNLKLSQVTQMKKKVKMYPQERWEWGLTTSAEVWNGRIAMLGFIALIIELITGQGLLHIIGIL; via the coding sequence ATGGGTCGTGTAGGCGTATTATTACTTAATCTCGGTGGACCAGATAAATTAGAAGATGTCGGTCCCTTTTTATATAACCTGTTTTCTGATCCGGAAATTATTCGCCTACCCTTTCGCTGGATGCAAAAGCCTCTAGCTTGGCTGATTGCTACCAGGCGAACTAAGACATCTCAGGCTAATTATAAGTACATCGGTGGTGGTTCTCCATTGCGGCGAATTACCGAAGAACAAGGGGAAGCACTCAAAGCCCAACTAGGTAATTTGGGGAAAGAAGCCAATATTTATGTAGGAATGCGTTATTGGCATCCTTACACAGAAGAAGCGATCGCACAATTAACCCAAGACAACATCGATAAGCTGGTGATTCTGCCACTTTATCCTCAATTCTCTATCAGTACTAGCGGTTCTAGTTTTCGACTGTTAGAACAATTATGGCAAGAAAACCCAAAACTTCAGCGCCTTGAATACACCGTCATTCCCTCCTGGTACAAACAACCGAGTTACCTGCAAGCAATGGCGGAACTAATCAGGGAGCAACTTAATCAATTTCCTAATCCTGATGGGGCGCATATCTTCTTTAGCGCTCACGGCGTTCCTAAAAGTTACGTTGAAGAAGCAGGTGATCCCTATCAACAAGAAATTGAGGAATGCACTCATCTGATTATGCAAACTCTCAATCGTCCCAATCCCCACACCTTAGCTTACCAAAGTCGCGTCGGACCAGTAGAATGGCTACAACCATATACTGAAGACGCACTCAAAGAACTAGGCGCACAAGGAGTGAAGGATTTAGTGGTTGTACCTATCAGCTTTGTTTCTGAACATATCGAAACATTGCAAGAAATTGATATTGAATATCGGGAAATAGCTGAGGAAGCAGGAATTCACAACTTCCGTCGTGCTGCTGCGCCTAACACCCATCCAGTGTTTATTCAAGCACTAGCAGACTTGGTGATTGATTCACTCACAAAGCCTAATCTCAAGCTATCGCAAGTCACCCAAATGAAAAAAAAGGTGAAAATGTATCCTCAAGAGCGTTGGGAGTGGGGACTGACTACTAGTGCCGAAGTCTGGAATGGAAGAATTGCCATGCTAGGTTTCATTGCCTTGATTATCGAGTTAATTACCGGTCAAGGCTTGCTACATATCATAGGAATTTTGTGA
- a CDS encoding NAD-dependent succinate-semialdehyde dehydrogenase: protein MAIATINPTTGETLKTFEPLKDAEIADKLDLAQQAFEKYRKTSFSERSHWLQQAATILEQEKADFAKLMTIEMGKPLKAAMAEVEKCAYVCRYYAEYAPSFLADVTVKTDASHSFVRYQPLGAILAIMPWNFPFWQVFRFAAPALMAGNVGLLKHASNVPQCALAIENILSRAGFPVGAFQTLLIGAPKVADLMADERVKAATLTGSEPAGAAIASASGQQIKKTVLELGGSDPFIVLESADLEAAVTTAVAARMLNNGQSCIAAKRFIVAETIADKFEKLLLDKFQSLKVGDPMEPDTDLGPLATPDILQDLHQQVKTAVKSGGKILTGGSPLQHNSGNFYPPTIIIDIPVDSPIAKEEFFGPVALLFRVRDLDTAIKLANDTPFGLGASAWTTNEEEKNRLIQEIEAGAVFINSMVKSDPRLPFGGIKRSGYGRELSIQGIHEFVNVKTVWVK, encoded by the coding sequence ATGGCTATAGCCACCATTAATCCCACTACAGGGGAAACTCTCAAAACCTTTGAGCCGCTCAAGGATGCAGAAATTGCTGACAAATTGGATTTGGCACAACAGGCATTTGAGAAGTACCGTAAGACTAGTTTCTCCGAGCGATCGCACTGGTTACAACAAGCAGCGACAATTTTAGAACAAGAAAAGGCAGATTTTGCCAAATTGATGACTATAGAAATGGGCAAACCTCTCAAAGCTGCAATGGCTGAAGTGGAAAAATGCGCCTATGTCTGTCGCTATTATGCCGAATATGCACCGAGTTTTCTGGCTGATGTCACAGTCAAAACCGATGCTAGTCATAGTTTTGTCCGTTATCAGCCTTTAGGTGCAATTCTTGCGATCATGCCTTGGAATTTCCCCTTCTGGCAAGTTTTTCGCTTTGCCGCACCGGCATTGATGGCAGGAAATGTGGGTTTACTTAAACACGCTTCAAATGTGCCTCAATGTGCTTTGGCAATTGAAAACATTCTCAGCCGGGCAGGTTTTCCCGTAGGTGCGTTTCAAACTCTGTTAATCGGTGCGCCTAAAGTAGCTGATTTAATGGCTGATGAACGGGTGAAAGCGGCTACATTAACAGGCAGTGAACCGGCTGGTGCGGCGATCGCTTCTGCTTCTGGTCAACAAATTAAAAAAACTGTCTTAGAATTGGGGGGCAGTGACCCATTTATTGTTTTAGAAAGTGCAGATTTAGAAGCAGCAGTTACCACCGCAGTGGCAGCGCGAATGTTAAATAATGGACAATCTTGTATTGCAGCTAAACGTTTTATTGTCGCGGAAACAATTGCAGATAAATTTGAAAAATTGCTGTTAGATAAATTCCAATCCCTAAAGGTTGGTGATCCCATGGAACCAGATACAGACTTAGGTCCCCTAGCAACTCCTGATATTCTCCAGGATTTACACCAACAGGTAAAAACAGCCGTTAAAAGTGGTGGAAAAATCCTCACAGGTGGATCTCCTTTACAACATAATTCGGGGAACTTTTATCCACCCACAATTATCATAGATATTCCTGTAGACTCACCAATTGCCAAGGAAGAATTCTTTGGTCCGGTGGCTTTATTATTCCGGGTTCGGGATCTTGATACTGCGATTAAATTAGCTAATGATACACCCTTTGGTTTGGGTGCAAGTGCTTGGACTACAAATGAAGAAGAAAAAAATCGCTTAATTCAAGAAATTGAAGCAGGTGCAGTATTTATTAATAGCATGGTTAAATCTGATCCTAGATTACCATTTGGGGGGATTAAGCGTTCTGGATATGGCCGAGAATTAAGTATTCAAGGCATACATGAATTTGTGAATGTGAAGACAGTTTGGGTTAAGTAA
- a CDS encoding class I SAM-dependent methyltransferase — protein MATIFRDWSYRYQWLYDGISRLAALSVGGEARFRQLPLQGLTLDSDTQILDLCCGSGQATQFLVNSSQNVTGLDASPLSLQRARKNVPNATYVEAFAEDMPFPDNSFDVVHTSAALHEMQPEQLRKIIQQVYRVLKPGGVFTLVDFHPPTNPIFWPGLSVFFWLFETETAWELLKTDLPGLLREYGFEVGEPSLYAGGSLQVIQGIQREQEATLNRKNSCLKT, from the coding sequence ATGGCAACTATTTTCAGAGACTGGAGTTATCGTTATCAGTGGCTATACGATGGAATCTCCCGTTTAGCAGCCTTGAGTGTGGGTGGTGAAGCGCGTTTCCGGCAATTACCTTTGCAAGGCTTAACACTTGACTCAGATACTCAAATTCTAGATTTATGTTGTGGAAGTGGTCAAGCCACGCAATTTTTGGTGAATTCATCACAAAATGTTACAGGGCTGGATGCTTCTCCGTTATCTTTACAACGTGCGCGTAAAAATGTGCCTAATGCTACTTATGTGGAAGCATTTGCAGAAGATATGCCGTTTCCAGACAATTCTTTTGATGTTGTACACACCAGCGCGGCGTTACATGAGATGCAGCCTGAACAATTAAGAAAAATCATTCAACAGGTTTATCGCGTGTTGAAGCCGGGGGGAGTATTCACCTTGGTAGATTTTCATCCTCCTACAAATCCCATATTCTGGCCTGGTTTGTCGGTGTTTTTCTGGTTGTTTGAAACGGAAACAGCTTGGGAGTTATTAAAGACTGATTTACCGGGTTTGTTAAGAGAATATGGGTTTGAGGTGGGTGAACCAAGTTTGTATGCAGGTGGTAGTTTACAAGTGATACAGGGCATTCAGAGGGAACAGGAAGCAACTCTTAACAGAAAAAACTCATGTTTAAAAACATGA
- a CDS encoding adenylate/guanylate cyclase domain-containing protein, with translation MTELTLLLTQGDTKTSVLVTQEVFTIGRLSECDLCLPFGGVSRQHARIRKISHSVWMIEDMGSKNGTQVNGIPVMPTQELHNHDVIYLGNVNLVVVLSNTLSNLPPQYVPTVETNSQQITFLKNVEELQQQWIEGSDVNGSSNKDKTIDRLKDLVEIAKNLCAAASIEEIFSQVQALVFRYIEGIERLALLVDVDSSSTLKLVNSATKTISQEKYLPVDGSWISHSICQKAFADKVAIQSADTHADERFSSEQSILVKGIRSAMAVPLWDENKVVGVLYGDAHLSSSQWTNEGEEELSFFSALANLVASSVQRWLLIEKLRTEEVIRHRLERYHSPAVVQQLIAVREFTDGRLAPTESEISILFADLVGFTEISERLTPQEIAGLLNNLFEEMLQEVFTYGGTLDKYIGDCIMAFFGAPEPQQSHADSAVSAAKGMLYRLQRLNANRFWQQPLQLRIAINSGKAVVGDVGSSQRVDYTALGATINLAARMEPICSPGECVISEVTYKQLSQRSEFREMGDYRFKGIDRFIKIYQTKMN, from the coding sequence ATGACTGAACTCACACTACTCCTGACTCAAGGGGATACCAAAACTTCGGTTTTAGTAACTCAAGAAGTATTTACTATCGGTCGTTTGTCAGAATGTGACTTGTGTTTACCTTTTGGAGGAGTTTCTCGCCAACACGCCCGAATTAGGAAAATTTCTCATAGTGTGTGGATGATTGAGGATATGGGTAGCAAAAACGGAACGCAAGTAAATGGAATTCCTGTTATGCCTACTCAAGAGTTGCATAACCATGACGTTATTTATCTAGGCAATGTTAATTTAGTAGTAGTTTTATCAAATACATTGTCAAATTTACCGCCTCAATATGTACCAACTGTAGAAACCAATAGCCAGCAAATAACATTTCTCAAAAATGTTGAAGAACTACAACAACAATGGATAGAAGGTAGTGATGTTAATGGTAGTAGTAATAAGGATAAAACTATTGACCGCCTCAAAGATTTGGTAGAGATAGCTAAAAACCTCTGTGCAGCTGCATCGATTGAAGAAATTTTTTCTCAGGTGCAAGCACTAGTTTTTCGTTATATTGAAGGTATTGAACGATTGGCATTATTAGTTGATGTTGATAGTTCTAGTACTTTGAAGTTAGTTAATTCGGCAACTAAAACAATTTCCCAAGAAAAATATTTGCCTGTTGATGGCAGTTGGATTAGTCACAGTATTTGTCAAAAGGCATTCGCCGATAAGGTAGCTATTCAGAGTGCTGATACCCATGCTGATGAAAGGTTTTCTAGTGAACAGAGTATTTTAGTTAAAGGTATTCGTAGCGCCATGGCAGTACCTTTATGGGATGAAAATAAAGTTGTCGGTGTTCTGTATGGTGATGCTCATCTTTCTTCTTCCCAATGGACAAACGAAGGTGAAGAAGAACTGAGCTTTTTTTCAGCTTTAGCAAATCTTGTTGCTTCTAGCGTTCAACGGTGGTTATTAATAGAAAAGCTGAGAACTGAAGAGGTAATTCGTCATCGATTAGAACGATATCATTCTCCGGCAGTTGTACAGCAGTTAATAGCAGTAAGAGAATTTACTGATGGGCGTTTAGCTCCTACTGAAAGTGAAATTAGTATTTTATTTGCTGATTTAGTAGGCTTTACAGAAATTTCCGAACGCCTCACACCTCAAGAAATTGCTGGATTATTAAACAATTTATTTGAGGAAATGTTACAAGAAGTATTTACTTATGGCGGGACTTTAGACAAGTATATTGGCGATTGTATAATGGCATTTTTTGGCGCTCCAGAACCACAACAAAGTCATGCAGATAGCGCTGTTAGTGCTGCTAAGGGAATGCTGTATCGTCTCCAACGTCTCAATGCTAATAGATTTTGGCAACAACCTTTACAATTACGTATTGCTATTAATAGTGGTAAAGCTGTTGTTGGTGATGTTGGTAGTTCTCAAAGAGTAGACTATACGGCATTAGGAGCAACAATTAATCTAGCTGCTCGGATGGAACCAATCTGTTCTCCCGGTGAATGTGTAATTAGTGAAGTTACTTATAAACAGCTTTCACAACGTTCAGAATTTAGGGAAATGGGAGACTATCGTTTTAAAGGTATTGATAGATTTATTAAGATTTACCAGACAAAAATGAATTAA
- a CDS encoding acetolactate synthase large subunit, protein MNTAELLVQCLENEGVQYVFGLPGEENLHVLEALKNSSIQFITTRHEQGAAFMADVYGRLTGKAGVCLSTLGPGATNLMTGVADANLDGAPLVAITGQVGTDRMHIESHQYLDLVAMFAPVTKWNKQIVRPSITPEVVRKAFKRSQTEKPGAVHIDLPENIAAMPVEGKPLNKDNSEKTYASFASIRAAAAAISQAVNPIILVGNGAIRAQASDAVTQFATQMNMPVANTFMGKGVIPYTHPLALWSVGLQQRDFITCGFDNTDLVIAIGYDLIEFSPKKWNPEGNIPIIHIAATSAEIDSSYIPKVEIVGDISDSLNEILKLADRQSKPAPYAISLRSNIRADYEEYAHDDGFPIKPQKLIYDLRQVMGPDDIVISDVGAHKMWIARHYHCHSPNTCIISNGFAAMGIAIPGALAAKLVNPERKVVAATGDGGFMMNCQELETALRVGTPFVTLIFNDGGYGLIEWKQENQFGKGNSSFVHFGNPDFVKLAESMGLKGYRVESATDLIPVLKEALIQDVPAVIDCRVDYRENRRFTQKAGDLHCEV, encoded by the coding sequence ATGAATACCGCAGAATTGTTAGTACAGTGCCTAGAAAACGAAGGAGTACAATATGTTTTTGGACTCCCTGGCGAAGAAAATTTACACGTTTTAGAAGCTTTAAAAAATTCATCAATTCAATTTATTACTACTCGTCATGAACAGGGTGCAGCATTCATGGCTGATGTCTATGGGAGGTTAACAGGTAAAGCGGGAGTATGTCTTTCGACTCTAGGCCCAGGGGCAACTAATTTAATGACTGGGGTAGCAGATGCTAACTTAGATGGTGCGCCTTTAGTGGCAATTACAGGGCAAGTGGGAACAGATAGAATGCACATTGAGTCCCATCAATATTTAGATTTGGTGGCAATGTTTGCACCTGTGACTAAGTGGAATAAGCAGATTGTACGACCTAGCATTACACCAGAAGTTGTGCGGAAAGCTTTCAAGCGATCGCAAACTGAAAAACCCGGTGCAGTTCACATTGATTTACCAGAAAATATTGCAGCTATGCCTGTAGAGGGTAAACCTTTAAATAAGGATAATAGCGAAAAGACCTATGCTTCTTTTGCAAGTATTCGCGCTGCTGCAGCGGCGATTTCCCAAGCTGTTAATCCCATTATTTTAGTTGGAAATGGAGCAATTCGCGCCCAAGCCAGTGATGCGGTCACGCAATTTGCTACCCAAATGAATATGCCCGTTGCCAATACTTTTATGGGTAAAGGAGTGATTCCCTATACTCATCCCTTAGCTTTGTGGTCAGTGGGATTACAACAACGAGATTTTATTACCTGCGGCTTTGATAATACAGATTTAGTCATTGCAATTGGCTATGATTTAATTGAATTTTCTCCCAAAAAATGGAATCCTGAAGGTAATATTCCTATTATACATATTGCAGCTACTTCCGCAGAAATTGATAGTAGTTATATTCCCAAAGTGGAAATAGTCGGCGATATTTCTGATTCCTTGAATGAAATTTTAAAACTTGCAGATCGTCAAAGTAAACCTGCACCTTACGCCATTAGTTTACGTTCTAATATTCGTGCAGATTACGAAGAATATGCCCATGATGATGGCTTTCCTATTAAACCGCAAAAATTAATTTATGATTTGCGACAAGTGATGGGTCCAGATGATATTGTGATTTCTGATGTTGGCGCACATAAAATGTGGATTGCTAGACATTATCATTGTCATAGTCCTAACACTTGCATTATTTCTAATGGTTTTGCTGCCATGGGAATTGCAATTCCTGGTGCTTTAGCGGCCAAACTTGTGAATCCTGAACGAAAAGTTGTAGCTGCAACTGGTGATGGTGGCTTTATGATGAATTGTCAGGAATTAGAAACCGCTTTGCGTGTCGGTACACCCTTTGTCACATTAATTTTTAATGATGGTGGCTATGGTTTAATTGAGTGGAAACAAGAAAATCAATTTGGTAAAGGCAACTCTTCTTTTGTACATTTTGGTAATCCTGATTTTGTTAAATTAGCTGAAAGTATGGGTTTAAAAGGTTATCGAGTAGAATCTGCCACTGATTTAATTCCTGTACTTAAAGAAGCTTTAATTCAAGATGTACCTGCGGTAATAGATTGTCGGGTAGATTATCGGGAAAACCGTCGCTTTACCCAAAAAGCTGGTGACTTACATTGTGAAGTCTAA
- a CDS encoding DUF4126 domain-containing protein, protein MIEILATLSASAAAGMRVGTPLLIIGLLQGSNLWSQVPILSGISPHVLSGLLTSWSLFELFASKKLIGQRIVQQVQLFLSPFVGAIMGLTVASATATPSWLIALIGGLLALVLQLVLSGWFYRLRGLPLWAVFLQDSLCFTLVVFAVDDPRKGGLIALILLWLSIRSAKNWYQWYWQKSS, encoded by the coding sequence ATGATTGAAATCCTTGCTACACTGTCTGCTTCAGCAGCTGCCGGAATGAGAGTGGGTACGCCTTTACTGATTATTGGACTATTACAGGGCAGTAACCTCTGGTCTCAAGTACCGATTTTATCAGGCATTTCACCTCATGTTTTGAGCGGGCTACTTACTAGTTGGTCATTATTTGAGTTATTTGCTTCCAAAAAACTTATTGGGCAAAGAATAGTACAACAAGTTCAGTTATTTTTATCTCCTTTTGTCGGGGCAATTATGGGGTTAACAGTGGCTTCGGCCACGGCAACTCCCAGCTGGTTAATCGCCTTAATCGGAGGTTTATTGGCTTTGGTACTACAACTAGTTCTGTCAGGTTGGTTTTATCGCTTGCGTGGTTTGCCACTTTGGGCAGTCTTTCTTCAAGATAGCTTGTGTTTTACACTGGTGGTTTTTGCTGTCGATGATCCCCGAAAAGGAGGATTAATTGCCCTCATTCTCCTTTGGCTGTCAATTCGCAGTGCTAAAAACTGGTATCAGTGGTACTGGCAAAAAAGCAGTTAA
- a CDS encoding VanZ family protein has product MNQHQNRSLTTTEIKSYLVTVVFVLVTILVVAIATLYPFKFSLPNSFSEFDFFSSFNNASSFQDQVNNVLLFMPLGFSLANLLQKLKIKIGLQIIIVLLVSAGLSSTVEVLQIFLPSRTPTPADIFNNTFGGYLGFLCFYFWNIQSLNNIVTQIEASTLRPSNKKITGLILAYFSVILLACIFWQSTTILSNWDLNYPLILGNESTGNRPWQGYISEVYITDKAITTEQAQTGFNDANYFRGFGDSLLANYQLNGKCCDQKQTVNLPQLLWQGKPTNIGEGKGVFLSSSQWLQTAKPVKNLSQRISKKSEFTLSATIATDNLQQTGPARIISISGNSLQRNLTLSQQGHSLDLRLRTPITGENGSDLQMIIPNVFIDNKFHQIIITYYKSTIKVFIDKVQRYYSFNLLELIPFNQKIFYYALTFIPLGAGLSFLSFFTKNSVTFSKLLVPSGILLPSIILEAILIGESDKSLSWKNLLLGILFTAGTMLIFRMRVAYLKIRS; this is encoded by the coding sequence ATGAATCAACACCAAAATCGTTCTCTAACAACAACAGAAATAAAATCATATCTGGTGACTGTGGTATTTGTATTAGTTACTATTCTGGTGGTAGCCATAGCTACGCTTTATCCATTCAAGTTTTCATTACCGAATAGTTTTTCTGAATTTGATTTTTTTTCTAGTTTTAATAATGCAAGTTCTTTTCAGGATCAGGTAAATAATGTTTTATTATTTATGCCTTTAGGTTTCTCTTTAGCCAATTTATTGCAGAAACTTAAAATCAAAATAGGATTACAAATTATTATTGTTTTACTGGTTAGTGCTGGCTTATCTTCGACAGTTGAAGTTTTGCAAATATTTCTACCTTCAAGAACTCCTACTCCAGCCGATATTTTTAACAATACTTTTGGGGGATATTTGGGTTTTTTATGTTTTTATTTCTGGAATATTCAAAGCTTGAATAACATAGTTACACAAATTGAAGCCAGTACTTTAAGACCATCAAATAAAAAAATCACAGGACTTATACTGGCTTATTTTTCCGTGATTTTACTTGCTTGTATTTTTTGGCAAAGCACGACAATCTTAAGTAATTGGGATTTAAATTATCCACTTATACTTGGTAATGAAAGTACAGGTAATCGACCTTGGCAAGGATATATTTCTGAAGTTTATATTACTGATAAAGCCATAACAACTGAACAAGCCCAAACAGGCTTCAATGATGCTAATTATTTTCGAGGTTTTGGTGATTCTCTCCTAGCTAATTATCAATTAAATGGTAAATGTTGTGATCAAAAACAAACGGTAAATTTACCACAACTATTATGGCAAGGAAAGCCAACAAATATAGGAGAAGGTAAAGGCGTTTTTCTGAGTTCTAGCCAATGGTTACAAACAGCGAAACCGGTAAAAAATCTCAGTCAAAGAATCAGCAAAAAATCCGAGTTTACATTGAGTGCTACTATTGCCACTGACAATCTTCAACAGACTGGACCTGCGCGGATCATCTCAATTTCCGGTAATTCTTTGCAGCGTAACTTGACACTTTCACAGCAGGGACATTCTCTAGATTTGAGGTTAAGAACCCCAATTACTGGAGAAAATGGTTCAGATTTACAAATGATAATCCCCAATGTTTTTATAGACAATAAATTTCACCAAATTATCATCACATATTATAAATCAACGATTAAAGTCTTTATAGACAAAGTACAACGTTATTACTCTTTTAATTTACTGGAATTAATTCCTTTTAACCAGAAAATATTTTATTATGCGCTGACTTTTATTCCTTTAGGTGCAGGTTTATCTTTCCTTAGTTTTTTCACAAAAAATAGTGTGACATTCTCTAAGCTATTAGTTCCTAGTGGCATTTTATTACCTTCTATCATATTAGAAGCTATTTTGATTGGTGAAAGTGATAAAAGCCTGAGTTGGAAAAATCTCTTACTAGGAATATTATTTACAGCCGGGACAATGTTGATTTTTAGAATGAGAGTCGCTTACTTAAAAATTAGAAGTTAA